One Glycine soja cultivar W05 chromosome 7, ASM419377v2, whole genome shotgun sequence genomic window, TTAGACATTTAAGTCAAGAAAGATTTCTTCGGCATGCAATAAATTACTTAAGTATATCATACCCTTGCTTGGTTAAGGAATTCGCAATaagagtgaatttttccaaCCAAACTTCCCTGCATGCACGAAAGAATATAATTCATTTGTAAAAACATCTCTATAAACCACGTAAATCGATAAtaccaaatttaatattaactaaagcaatatatatttctattgatataatctattttttagCTGATCATGTACTGTATTTAATAGTGATAAATAGGGTACATGTAGGAACATTCCaacaaaatccaaaattaatatatttgtagttTATGGAGCACATCACATAACATGTTCCTTCACTGCTAAactatcaataaatttaatatataaaatttacttaaacactgatgaaaaaaatatatgtatgaaaGTATAATTAGGCAGCAATATTAAGTCCaatatttattaagatatcTTTAACATGATTGGAAAGAAAGAATTGTGTTTAATGTTATGTATATCATATCATATGAGAAGAAAAAGGAGCAGTGGTGCTCCTCCATGCATGGTAGTGATGCGCCGTCAGCAGCAACAAGGGTAACGAGAATGACAGAAATGGAGGTTCATATTGATTGTCTTTTGTTTGTAGAAACTTTGAAGAGACAAATTTGCAACTCTTGCTGTATTGAAGTAAAGTGTGagctaaaaaaatagtatttctcCCAAAAGATATTTCTTTCTCCATTCATTTTCATACTAAATTCATCTttcctttaatatttttcaaattttttcaattaattagtcgGGCTGTTTtgcaatttatcaaaattattccccttttttctttgatttatgTGATAACTGAAGAGACAAAAATTTGGGATTGTTTCTTCTATCTACCTCTAAAATCGTGGTGATTGTTTCTCCCAAAAGATATATTCTTTTTCATTCGATTTTTGTATATGATCATTCTCATTTATTATGTTTAGGATAAACTCTGTATACAAAGCCAAGATTACTactattaagagaaaaaatatgcaACCATTTCAACAATGAATTTTTATGTGCTATTAATTTAAAGTGTGCATGTATTTTGATATGTGAATCatcattttttcatcttttcaccCATCTATATTAGGACTATGAGGGGAGAAACTACATAAATTAGTAAAGGTATATTCAATATATCAATTTAAATCTTAGCtagtcattttttatatatgatttttttctttaagattctttctgtttctctctcttttgtcCTTGAACCCTAATTAAAAAAACGCCTTTAAAAATTATACGAAACACTTGGGTATTTTACATTGTGTCATTGTAAatgttgttattttctttttctttttttttcaattcatgttgttttactaatatatatatacattaaaatatcaaattaaatcaacATTATCACAATTATTCTTTCATGcaaaattaatatctaaaattaatttttaaaacaaataatttattatttattatttattatcttctaaattaaataaatcattcataattttcttACACTTAggcaattattaattttctgaTATACATTGATATCCCAacgtattaaaataaaaattatatataaattataacacGTGGATGaatgttatttttcttataaaagagAGTAGAAATTTCTACCTAATTTACAAGGAAAAACAATTTAACTGAAGTCATAttagtatataaattattattgctaaattattttttattatgattgttttaatttaaatataatttttatgaatgtctatttctttatttaaataattcattgaatgttttaatttacCATCTTAGaacgtataaaaaaatttaatagagGAGAtcaataattttcataaaaatataaagagaaatttaaGTTTAGACTTAGCttatcatataaatatataaaatgtatcACATGgataaacatttttattataaaaacaagTTGAAAAATTTACACTAAACTCATAcggataaaaaatttaactaaataCTTTTGTAcaatcaaagttaaatattcatttagataattaatatatatttaattaaaaaaatcaaattaaattgacataatcattactattttttcatgaaaaattagtgctaaaatttaattttctaggaAAGTAACTAttcatttctttatttattatgttctcacctaaataaattattcattattttcttataattgggaagattttaatttaatttaatacattgATATGCatatgataatatattaaactatgaattataaaaatataacacaaCGATGaattctttttcttataaatgcAAGTAGAAATTTCACTTAATTCATTTAGATGAAGtcacataaatatataaattattatgataaaattatatttttattattattataattttaatttgaatatatttttttattgatatcactttcttgatttaatatttgcttgaacgttttattttatgaaaaaaatttacaataaatttggcaacaatcaataaatgattgatgtgaaattaaaatccgcaaattataaattataaatttaatctaaTGATTGATGAAACTTTGAATCAAATCAATCATTAttgtcaaattaaaaatttgatataatGATTGATAAGATTTCCAAACTTCTTTTACATATACTATATAGATACATATTTACATTGATATTGTAAtccttatttttaatcattattgtttatgatatatattttaaaatatgttaatcaattacaaaatattttaaattatattagttactttaaaatatgtagctttaattataaattagtttaaatttaattacatatttataaaatcattgATAAATGTTTATTATCCTATACTTTTcatcaattataaaatatattttttaattgtaaaatccttatttttaaatattattgttcatttttttacaaaattattgaatcaaataaatgattgttgttaaattaaaatttcaatccaATGACTGACTGCTTCAAGCTTTCTTTTCATGTAATATATAAATTCTCAGGTATTTCTTTTGGCCATATGAATTTAATGGTAGTACTTTCAACTAGCTTTTTGACCCGCACAACATGCATATAGAGAGTTGAgtatttttatttggattttattttttatttaatagtgaAAATGTGCATAGACATTTGTCaaagaatatgaaaattttcactttattattttgtatttatctaaggctgtgattttattttaaatgtatttactTTTGTTTGATGGAATTAAATGATTcaacaatatttattaaaaaatatttaaaatatgtaaaaccacaataaaaataatacaagtgtaatatttaaattgtgataaacatatataataacatcaaattgtttatttaaacTATGTCATCCACTAAATTTGATTAACAAATGTGAAAATAgtcaaaacaattatcaaatagtgtaaccatttttatttgattttttattcaattaacaccacaaaactattttaaatgccattttctttatttagtgGAAGTAAATTATTGAGCAATGTTCactaaaaatacatttgaaATGTGTAAAACTATAGCATATCAAGCGTCATATTTAACCCGTGTTATTCATGAAATAAGATTTGTCTAAGTGTAAAAATATACATAGACAATTGTCAACGCATGTAACAAATTTTAGTGAATTTATTTTTGCATTCAATTAACACcacaattttatcttaaatattattGGCTTTATTcaccaaaatataatttgtttaaatataaaaatagatataGACAAATTACCAAATAGtgtgacaaaaaataaataaaaaaatttatctaatatAACATCGtgggataaaaaaaagttgtgagTGAGGATGAGGGGAGAGAGAGAGTATCAAAGTGGAAAAATAAAggttcttatttatattttcactaCTTTTATGATTTTCGTCTAAGCATCATTTCCAATAACAAACTTCTTCTGTTATTTTGACTCGTAAGCTTAAGTGATTCTACGCTTAAATTGTACTCTCACTTAAACTTAGATTCACCTTCACTTAAGCTCCAAAATCAACAATCTCATTTCCTCTGTCACTCAACTCTCGTTAGGGTTTGACCTTAAGgaataaaaagacaaacttaaaCCGCTCCATAGGTCACTCACATTCTCACAAATCTTATTACTTGAAGATGTCCCTTTTCTCTCCTCTTGCtctttttgttatattaaattCCCagcccttttctttttcttttatttttataggcaAAACCACCAATTTGTTGACCTCTTTTCTCTCACTTGCTTTCAtaagttttattctttttttatcttgcCTATCTTGGTTAAATGACCATGACTACAcaatacaaagaaaaagaggTTTTAGACTCACTCGGTAGATTTAAgtatatctatttaaaaaaagagttaaagaaaatagtaaaataacttTTCTAACATATTTGTTTGGTGCATGTCCTGCTGCAAATTTGATGCACATGTGTCTATCCCCTCAACGAaggcaataataataataataataataatgataataataatgataatgataataataataataataatagtatatttGAAAGTTTGAATATCAGATCCAAATGACCGGTTGGTTGTATTTTTgattaattaagtttatttaaaatgataaaaaaaggagaattttaaatatttgtggttttgatttttataagaaaataattaaatgaatataaatattatgataaGAATGACTAAGGGTTATGACTAGTACCAATTTTTAGTGAAAGGATACAATCAATTATAGGGATGATTAATTAAAggttaacaaatttatcaaaaattattcaaacagTTTGATTATGCAATTTGGTATAAAACATTCTCTACATGAATCTATCAATTAGATGCAAATGATCACTATTATGCAATTGACTGAGTAGTAGAATGATGAGTTccaaataagaattaaaataagaaaaaattaattaacataaaacaaaaaaagatcaTTAAGAACATGGAGAATTATATGAATGAACAGTAACCCCAAATTAGGGGGCTAGCCACTTATGATATGGGTAACACTAATAAtcctataaaataaacatagacATACCACTATGCGAACCATGATTAGTGGTGTTGTCTGCGTTCAAATCAAGGCTCTttcaaacttataaaaataagaataaaattgaaaaatcaacTTCAATTTAAGGAGAGATGtcttattctttatttataatattttgtggATGTTCTCCttctatattttcttaattaaagaaTATCATCAATTAGGATTTAGATGCAAACGTATAAACTTATCACACACATACAAAATAATTGTGGCTGTACAAAATTAACATGATCATGGTCTTCTAATTAACTCAAAAAATTCatgatatttagttttttttccatATGAAACCTCTTAAGCACTTGTCTTATACACTTACACTAAATTTGtgattaattttagattaactAATCTATAGAAGATTATCCAAACAATTTGATATGTAATTTGGTGCAAAACATTCTCTACATAGATCTACCAATTAAATGCAAATGATCACTATTATACAATTGATTAAGTATTAGAATGATAAgtgacaaataaaaattaaaataagaaaaataattaattaacacaaAAACAATTGAGAATTTCATTAAGAACAAGGAGAATGGTACAAATGGACAATTATTTCATAACCCATATTAGGGGACTAGCCACTTATGATTAGAATAACACTAACAATCatagataaaataaacataGACATATCAATATACAAGAACAATAATCAAGATGCATTTTAGTGATGTTGTCCACATTCTTCAACACTCAAAAACTCTTAATGTTCTctcaaatttgtaaaaaaataagaataaaattgaaaaatctaCTCCTCCTCGAGATGTCTCATACCTTATTTTCTGATTCATAATATCTCGTGGAGGTTCTTCTATCTAATCTTTAATTGAGAAATGACTCAAGTAAACCACgaatataaaattatcacacacatacaaaatcatttatcatgatcttgatttttttattaactctaaaaattcataatatttagttttttttcacaTGAAACATTTAAGCACTTCTCTTTTACAAACTTGGGCAAAATTGTGATCCTCAATTTTAAGCAAAATTCATAATATTTCTTTTAggcaaaattgtatttttaatctttctagttgtctctaatttcaattttagtctccttttaaatttatttacaaatttagtcTTCCAATTATATCAAGTTGATTGACATAGACAAAAGTTGACAGTCATGTATTACTTTTTGATTAGacgatgaataaaaaaaatattagagttAACTCTTTGACACACCTTTTAATGTGGAATAAGAGTAACATATGACAatcaacatttaaatttaagcTTGAGGATTACATTTAGATAATTTAACATCATATTGGAAAACtgaatttgttaataaatttaaaaagagactaaaattaaaattaaagtcaattaaaggaaaaaaaaatacaattttatctttcttttataaatagttATAGGCATATTCTCATCTACTCTCGTCATTACCGTGAATCCgtgataaatatcaaaattgacttataaaaataaaatatcagttTCATTTCCTTATACATGACCAGaggaaaataatttcttttaataaaaaaaacttagaatcGAAACGAAAAATCGCCATGAATCCCAAAATCCTCTTCGTGTTTGCTCTGCTTCTGAATCTCGTATCCAATTCGTtccaaaaccctaaccctaaaacccCCAAATCAACGTCATCGCAGGCTCACGTGGAGCTCATCAACCACGGCTTACCCGCCGGTCTTCTCCCCGCCACCACCGTCTTGGGCTACGCCGTGAACCGTACCTCCGGTGACTTTACCGTCAAGCTCGGCGGCGCGTGCAAGATCACGCTCCCGCCGGACAACTACGTCGCCACCTATTCCGACACCATCACAGGGAAGATCGTGAAGGGGAAAATCGCTGAACTCGAGGGGATTAGGGTTCGCGCGTTCTTCAAGTGGTGGTCCATCACCGGAATCCGCTCCTCCGGCGATGATATCGTCTTCGAGGTCGGTATGGTCACGGCGAAGTATCCATCGAAGAATTTCGACGATAGCCCCGCGTGCGAGGGCCAGCACTCTTCTTCGTGAAAAGGTGAgggtttatttttatattcttttcgcAGGTTCGTGATGCTTGATTAGAAAGGCGTGATGTTCAATTGCACAGGAAtctaatttatttgatttttttttataaaaaaaggaatCTAATTTATTTGATGTGAGAATATGCGAATTTAACTAACAAGcgattaatttttatgtactattggtaaaataattataccgttaataataaaaaattacgatAGATATAACTTTTGGGTAATTGTTCATAGGTTAAGGACTTATCATATATGACAAATTGACAATTTGATAATAGTGTAAATGCATATAGACTGTTTTATAATTAtgctccttttaattttttcggTGATTTGGTTGTTCCTTTTTGTTTTGTGGTTTTATGTGTTGTAATTGGAAATGTGAACAAAGCTTTAGATAGGGATAGAATGACAGAGAGAGCTGTACTGTTATATAGttctttcattttcatgttTTGTTACATTGCAAAAGCAAAATGATGACACGGGGccatgaaaaaattgaaaatctaaTTTGTTGGTCATTGTTATCTTCTTCACTTTGAGGGATTTTATATCATGAGTCTGATTGGCAGCTTGTTGAGAATGTGTTCATTAGAATTACAGGCTGACATTGTCCTTTCATTGGGTTTAGTATAGTTTTTTTGGGATGGCATGGCTTGTTTGGGGTAAATAACTATCATttaatatgtgtattttttaagtaaacatAGTATGTATAAGTTGTTTTTACAATTAAAGAGGAAATAAGGTTAAATTGTTTTCATATAAGCTATATAAGTTGTTTTCATAGCTATGTTTGAGAGCTTTAAGCTGAAACAGCCtataaatatatcataaacTACTCTCATAAACTTTCTCAAACATTCTTCTAAGATAAGTTTAAATAAGCTGTAAATAAACTCTTTGAAATAGAACCATAGTATTATCAATATAATCATTAAGTTTTAGAGAATATTGGTAACATAATTGGATTTGTATTGGGATAAGTGGGTAAcagttattattaataattttacttgTTATCTAAGCTTTGACTAATTTTTGATGGACTGTTTCCTGCCAACGgagttttctcttttcttcaacATGAAGATCCATGGCTGGCAAAAGCTTTTGTGGTGTGTTAATtatgctttctttccttttttgtatTACTATTAGATGATATCAGACTTTGAAATAATTCTAGATCTTTGCTGTTTTCATTACACCATTGTCAccctcaaaattttatttagttttcctGCTTAAAGTTTTTTGCTACTGTTTTAAATGTACGAGGATGttgatttgcatttttattgataaattttgttACCTTGCTCATGctatttcttatttaatcttCATCTTTTTGACCCATGGCTTGATGGAATTTagtgtttgtttattttgttcACTGCTTTGGTATACTTGTTTCTGTTCTATTCTAAGTAggtaaattgaaaaagaaattctAGCAATTTGGTGGTTGGTTCTGAGCCGGACTCTCGTAGCTTTCTATTGACAGTGGCAAAGTTACTGACTCTGTCAATAGCATCTTTTTGTTGATCACCACACTCAGATATTGGTTTGGTTTTTTTGGGTTGGCCAGCCCACAATATGCTTAATATATTGTTATCACCATTCCACCTTTACAAAATCCGCTACCATGCATTGGTATCCTTACCTGTCATGCCATAAGTTCTCCGTGTTAACCGTTTGCCTTGGTTTTAACATTTAGAAACTGATGGGATATTTCTCTTAAATTTATCTGGTTGCAAATTATTTTGCTATTACTTACTTCCTCtggtctcaaatataagaaaaaaaaatgtctcgttaactaagggtgtgtttggtttccattttcattttctattttcatttcctgtttttattttctgaaaactgtttttattttcaaaagattagaattctgaaaacatgtttgatttgattttttgttttctgctttcaagaaataaaagcaCTGAAAATGcatagatttgcttaaaattacattccttgtcaccgtgtttttattttaaccaaGATGAGATTCCCAGTTTCAACtaaaaacactgaaaacgagattttattgttttcagtttttggttcgtttgagaaaatatttttactgaaaatgttttcaaaaatccaaccaaacgtatttccatcaccattttctattttcagtaaaatagaaaacaatcaaaccaaacaccTCCTAAGAAAGTTGGTTAACCACATATGATTgcataaatttcaattgaaaggttttttttttccaacttacCCTTCATTGGAACTTGGTATTCAACATAAGAAAGAGTCATTGAAACTAACACCTCAATTAAATGAAGGGTGTTTTAGATATTACAGCATTAAATAAGATAGTTAgttgaaattttcttatatttgagaccaagaaaaaaatgttttttctctctcttatattTAAGACCGGAGGGAGGGTCATTTTAGAAATTGACTTGCTTAGGGTTTATGCTACTGACTTGTTTATTTAGTTAGGTCCACTTGATTAGTGACTATTACTATGGATTTTGTTTGGTCCTATGAGGTCTGGAGTTTTGCTTAAGCTTTGAAGTATTCTGTCTATTTGCTTGATTTTCATAGATCCATTGTTGTTTTCCCACTCCAGTGTCTTTGAGTCTGAGTGGTTCTTGTTCCTATGTTAACCACGTTTCAGTTCCATTAATATGACTTTCGGTAATCCACTGAACTTGAAAATATTACTTTGCTCCAACTTAGAAGTCTTCCTTCAATCTAGGAAGAAAGCATATTCTGATGTCTGTGAGACTCTGACATATTCCCATTATTACAAGACTTCAAGGCTGAAGCCATGCACGGTGGTTTGGTGCACTGCaaattcctttttcctttttcttttggtttgggAGAATAGAAGACCGGGATGAGATGCCAAGAtatcttattataaaatttcttttgcatCGATGAAACAGGCTGTTTTTCAGTCCTAGATTCTGTTCTAGTTGACTTACgaattatattttggtgcactGA contains:
- the LOC114418581 gene encoding uncharacterized protein LOC114418581, which translates into the protein MNPKILFVFALLLNLVSNSFQNPNPKTPKSTSSQAHVELINHGLPAGLLPATTVLGYAVNRTSGDFTVKLGGACKITLPPDNYVATYSDTITGKIVKGKIAELEGIRVRAFFKWWSITGIRSSGDDIVFEVGMVTAKYPSKNFDDSPACEGQHSSS